The nucleotide sequence CGTCCCGCGAGCCCGGGGCGGGTTCCTGCCGGGCCGCCTCGTTCACGGCGTCCCCGTCACGACGCTTCCGTCGCCGCGATCCGGCCCGCGGCCGTCGCCGCCTCGGCGTGCCGGCGCGGGAGCGTGAGGATGAAGCGCGCCCCCTTGCCGATCTCGCTCTCCACCGCGATCGAGCCGCCGTGCGCCTGCATGATGCGGGCGGCGATCGGCAGGCCGAGGCCGGTGCCGCCTCCCCGGCTGGAGAAGAACACCTCGAAGATCCGCTCCCGGTCGGCCGGCGGGATGCCCGGACCGTCGTCCTCGACGGTCACGATCGCCTCCCCCTGCGGACCCACCCGGCTCGTCACCGTCACCGTGCCCCCTTCCTTCAGGACCTGGGTGGCGTTGATCAAGAGGTTGAGCATCGCCTGCCGGATCAGGGCCTCGTCGAGATCGACCGGGGGCAGGTAGGCCGAGAGATCCAGCTGCAGCGTCAGCTTGCGGTTCTCGAACTCCGGGCGCAGGAACGTCGCCAGATCGCGCAGGATGGCGTTCAGGTCCTTGCTCTCGAAGCGCGGCTGGTGGGGGCGCGCGTAGCTCAGGAAGTTGTTGACCAGCGTGCTGAGGCGGCGGATTTCCCCCTGGAGGGCCGTCAGGTAGACGCGGGCGTCGACCGCGACCCCGGAGGAGGGGCGCTCCACCAGCTCCTCCTCGAGCATCTGGAGATTCATGCTGAGCACGTTCAGAGGGTTGCGGATCTCGTGCGCCAGGCCGGCCGCCAGGGCCCCGACGAAGGCCAGCCGATCATCCATCTGGGCCTGGGCTTCGAGCAGCCGCGTCCGGTGCAGCAGCCGCAGCACGTACCCGAATGCGACCCCCAGAATCAGGATCGCGATCCCCGCCCCAATCCAGAGCTTCGTCTGCAGGTCCCGGCGGAGCTCCCCAATCTCCTTCTCGATCAGCTCGCTCGGCACGCCCGCCTCCCGAATCGAGGCGGCGCCCGGCTCGTTGGCGCGCCGGACGGCGATCACCTTCTGGGACCGTCCGCCGACCTGCCATTCCTCCGCCACCCCCGGGTGACCCGGAGGAAGAGGCGCCGGGCCGGGCGACGGGGCCGATTCTCTCTGCTCCCCGGCCTCGTACCCCACCCACAGGACCTGCCCATCCATGTCGGTGATCACCCTCTGCAGGCGGTAGCTGAGCGACCGGAAAATCTGCGGCGCGATGCTCGGTTGCGGGGGCTTGGTCAGGCAGGGACGGACCTGCGCCGGAGACTGGGGATCCCCCGGCGGACAGGGCTCCGTCGGCCCGGCGGCGGCGTCGTCCTCCTCGGAGTCGGACAGCGTCGGTCCGGGGTATCGCGTCTCCAGGGCCTTGAGGGACGTCCTCAGGGCCCGGTCGATCACGCGGTGGCTCAGG is from Candidatus Polarisedimenticolia bacterium and encodes:
- a CDS encoding ATP-binding protein; the protein is MREVARSEPTFRSRLLFASILFLLLLVADLFIFGHLAFSDLSHRVIDRALRTSLKALETRYPGPTLSDSEEDDAAAGPTEPCPPGDPQSPAQVRPCLTKPPQPSIAPQIFRSLSYRLQRVITDMDGQVLWVGYEAGEQRESAPSPGPAPLPPGHPGVAEEWQVGGRSQKVIAVRRANEPGAASIREAGVPSELIEKEIGELRRDLQTKLWIGAGIAILILGVAFGYVLRLLHRTRLLEAQAQMDDRLAFVGALAAGLAHEIRNPLNVLSMNLQMLEEELVERPSSGVAVDARVYLTALQGEIRRLSTLVNNFLSYARPHQPRFESKDLNAILRDLATFLRPEFENRKLTLQLDLSAYLPPVDLDEALIRQAMLNLLINATQVLKEGGTVTVTSRVGPQGEAIVTVEDDGPGIPPADRERIFEVFFSSRGGGTGLGLPIAARIMQAHGGSIAVESEIGKGARFILTLPRRHAEAATAAGRIAATEAS